Part of the Sodalinema gerasimenkoae IPPAS B-353 genome is shown below.
TAGAGGGGACATAGATTGATCATCGTAAATTTAGGAGCGTACCCTTGAAGAACGCACAGCCAAGCCCCCAGAACTTACAATCGATTATTATCGGGGCCATTCTGGCGGCGATCGCCATTATTGGATTTAGTTCCTTCGTCGTCATCTCTCCCGGCCAAGCGGGAGTCATTAGTATCCTCGGCAAAGCCCGAGATGGTGCCTTGCTAGAGGGAATTCACTTCAAACCCCCCCTGGTGTCCGTCGTGGATATCTATGACGTCACCGTTCAGAAGTTTGAAGTTCCCGCCCAAAGTTCGACTAAAGACCTTCAGGATTTGACGGGACGCTTTGCCATTAACTTCCGTCTCGATCCGACTCGGGTGGTGGAAATTCGCCGCACCCAGGGGACGTTACAGAACATCGTCAGCAAAGTGATTGCCCCGCAAACCCAGGAATCGTTCAAAGTCGCCGCCGCTCGACGCACTGCTGAGGAAAGTATCACCAAACGGACGGAGTTAAAATATGATTTTGACATCGCCCTACAAAGTCGTTTGGAGAAATATGGGGTGATTGTCCTCGATACCAGTGTGGTCGACTTGAACTTCTCGCGGGAGTTTGCCAAAGCGGTTGAAGAGAAACAAATCGCCGAACAGCGGGCCCGCCGAGCGGTCTATGTGGCTCAGGAAGCTGAACAGGAAGCCCAAGCGGAGATTAACCGCGCTCGGGGTAAAGCTGAAGCCCAAAAACTCCTCGCAGAAACTCTGAAATCTCAGGGTGGACGTTTAGTGCTACAAAAAGAAGCTATCCAAGCCTGGCGCGAAGGGGGCGCACAAATGCCGAAAGTGTTAGTGCTTGGCAGTGACTCCCCGGCGGTTCCCTTCTTGTTCAACCTGCGAGATATGGAACTAGACGCTGTATCTAGCCCCTAACGGCTTTGGTTCAAGGTCAGTG
Proteins encoded:
- a CDS encoding prohibitin family protein encodes the protein MKNAQPSPQNLQSIIIGAILAAIAIIGFSSFVVISPGQAGVISILGKARDGALLEGIHFKPPLVSVVDIYDVTVQKFEVPAQSSTKDLQDLTGRFAINFRLDPTRVVEIRRTQGTLQNIVSKVIAPQTQESFKVAAARRTAEESITKRTELKYDFDIALQSRLEKYGVIVLDTSVVDLNFSREFAKAVEEKQIAEQRARRAVYVAQEAEQEAQAEINRARGKAEAQKLLAETLKSQGGRLVLQKEAIQAWREGGAQMPKVLVLGSDSPAVPFLFNLRDMELDAVSSP